The following is a genomic window from Chryseobacterium sp. StRB126.
ATGAAATAACCACTCCGGGCGCTTATATTGCTCCCAATGGGGTAGCCTATGTTAAAGTTTTCAATGCTACCGGATGCTTTTCAATCGCTAAAGTTACTCTAACAGTCAAGGCTCCGGCTCCGTCCAGAGTTTTAAAAGACAAAATTATTTGTGTAGAAAGCAAAACAACGCTGGATGCCGGCCCAGGATTCAAAAGTTATGAATGGAGTACCGGAGCCACAACACAATCTATCAAAGATGTGGGCGTTGGTATTTATTGGGTGAAACTAAAAACCGGAGAATGCTTCACTACTCAGACTGTAACGGTATTCCCATCAGAAATCCCTGTCATCTCCAGTGTAGATGTTTCAGGAGAAACTGTTACTGTTCACGTAAATGGCGGAATGCCTCCTTATCAATATTCTACAGACAATATCACCTGGCAGGATTCTAACGTGTTCACCAATGTTACGAGAGGCGTTGCCAAAATATATGTAAAAGACAGTTACAATTGTGAGCCCATTATGATTAATGTCACTATACCTAACCTCATTAATATTATTACCCCTAACGATGACGGCATCAATGATTTCATTGATTACTCAGCACTGGCTATCAAACCTAATTTTGAAGTTAATATTTTCGACAGGTACGGCGTACAGGTTTTCAGGGCAGACAAAAGCAACGGATACAGATGGAATGGGACAGCCAACGGCAGAAGGGTTCCTACAGGAAGTTATTGGTATTCCGTTTCATGGAATGAAAAAAACAACATGAACAGAACAACACCTATCAACTTTGCAGGCTGGATTATTGTTAAAAACAGAAATTAATCACGTTTATCATTCATATTAGAAGAGTCACTCCGTTATGCGGGGTGATTTTTTTGTATTAATTTAAAAGGATATATTTCATTTTAAAGACCCTTTATTCATATTCAATTCTTAAATTTGTGCTATGAATTATTTGGAAGCTTTAAGCAGAAGATATTCTGTGAAAAAATTTAATAATCAAATTATTCCTCAGGAGACCCTTCACAACATTCTTGAGTCAGGAAAACTGTCTGCAAGCTCTCTGGGACTTCAACCTTATAAGATTATTATTGTTGAAAGCGAGGATATGAAACAGAAACTGATTCCCGCTTTCTATAATCCATCCCAAATTTCCACATGCTCCCATCTTGTTGTGATTATTTCAAAGAAAAACATTGAGGAAAATTATATCCAAGGATATTTCAAACACATTTCTGAGGTAAGAGAAACTCCTCTTGAGAAACTTGGTCCATTCAAGAACAGCATCAATCAGCATATTAATCAAAAAACACAGGATGAAATTTTCAACTGGGCAGAAAAGCAGTCATATATCGTATTAGCCAATCTGATGTACGCCGCTGCTATAGAAAACATAGACTCATGCCCTATGGAAGGCTTCAGACAGGATGTAATAGAAGAAATTCTGAATATTAATCCAGAAACAGAAAAAGTAACCGTTACCCTCGCTTTAGGCTACCGTTCTGAGGAAGATCACTTCCAGTACATGAAAAAAGTAAGAAAACCAAACGAAAAATTGTTTAAATTTATTTAATATTTAAATGATTGTACCTAAAGCAAGCACATGATAAAAGCGGATGTATTAGTAATCGGTTCCGGCATTTCCGGACTTTCTTATGCCATTAAAGTTTCTGAACAACTCCCTGATGCCAAAATCATCATTGTAACAAAGTCTGATGAAGACGAAAGCAATACCAAATACGCACAGGGCGGTCTTGCTGTAGTGACTGACTTTCAGAACGATAATTTTGAAAAACATATAGAAGATACCATGCGTGCCGGAGACGGTGAAAACAAACGTGATGTTGTAGAAATGGTGGTAAAGGAAGCCCCTGCAAGATTCAATGAAATTGTAGAATGGGGTGCCCAATTCGATATGAAAAATGGCAAATTTGCACTGGGAAGAGAAGGAGGCCATACCGAAAACAGAATCGTCCATCATAAAGACATTACAGGTTTTGAAATTGAAAGAGCATTATTGGAAACGGCCAACAACAGCCCGAATATTGAAATTCTAGACCACCACTATGTAATTGATATCATTACTCAGCACCATGTTCCGGGGAAAGAACTTAATGAAGGAGATATCCACTGCTATGGTGCTTATATATTGGATGAAAAATCCAAAACCATCAAAAAAATCACATCCAAAATTACACTGGCTGCTACAGGCGGGGCCGGGCATGTTTATAAAAACACCACCAATCCTTCTATTGCAACAGGAGACGGAATTGCTTTCGTAGCCCGTGCAAAAGGAAAGGTTTCCAATATGCAGTATTACCAGTTTCATCCTACCGCTCTTTATAGTAAGATTGACGGAATGCTTTTCCTTATTTCTGAAGCAGTAAGAGGAGACGGCGCAAAACTAAGAACCAAAAGAGGTGAAAAGTTCATGCAGAAATATGATGAACGTGAAGAATTAGCCTCCAGAGATATTGTCGCCCGAGCCATTGATAATGAAATGAAAATTTCAGGAGATGAATATGTAGGCCTGGATTGCCGAGAAATGAATCAGGAAAGATTCCTTGAACACTTCCCCAATATCTATAAAAAATGTAAAGACGAAGGTATTGATCCCTTCACTCAATTAATCCCTGTTGTTCCAGCCTGCCATTATCTGATGGGAGGCATAGAAGTAGACAGAGACGGACAATCTTCCATCAGAAATCTTTTTGCGGTAGGAGAATGTACAAATTCCGGATTGCACGGAGCCAACAGATTAGCTTCAAACTCCTTACTTGAAGGATTGGTTTTCGGACATAATGCTGCGATGAAAACAGTAGCTCTTCTTAATGAAAATTTATTCAATTTTGATGATTTAAAAGCAGTTCCGGAGTGGAATGAAGAGGGAATGAAAATCATGGATGAAATGGTCATTGTCAGCTACCTGAGAAAACAGCTTCAGGAAATGATGAGCGATCTGGTAGGGATTGTAAGAAGCAACAGACGTCTGAACATGGCTTTACAAAAACACCAGGAAATTGCGGCAGCCGTTGATGAAATTTACCACTACTCTATTCTTTCTCCTCAATTATCCGAACTAAGAAACCTTACCACTGTTGCTCATCTCATCATTACCCAATCTATGGAAATGACAGAAAATAAAGGAGCATTTTACAATAAAGATTTGGTTTAATTTTAATCAAACAAATGAAGGCCCTGAATTTAAATATTCTTACAACAGTCAATATTTTATTCTATTCAAGAATGATTCTTTCATTGATTTGTGGTTTTGCATTATTAAGTTTTTGGGTGAAAGTTGGAAAAAATGATAACTTTTCAAATATAGTCATCCTTGCAGTGATAATACTTTTAGGAGCTATTTTGGGATTATATGGAATAACATTATTAAAAAAAATTATTGTTCCCACATCTAAATATCCTTTAGTTTTAAACCTGTTATGTAATATGAAAGGGTTAGGAAAACCGGATTATTATGGAAGTTTAAAATTCAATTTAAATAATATAATTAAAGACAATAAGCTAAACTTAACTCTATATTATGTCAATAATCCTCAATATCCAATTCTAACATTCAATAGAGAGAAAATCATTTATTATACTCAAGAATACAATTGGAATAATTTTAAATGGAGTTATAAAGTCATCCCCCAAGGACGAAATGAAAAACAAATATTAGAATTTCAAGGTACTAATCAAAACAATATAAAAATAAAAGATAGTATAGATTTTGAAAAAATAGATGCAAAGGAAAATGAAGTTCTTTTGCTCTTCATCATTCATGATTTATTATTCGGAAAAAGATCTTCCTTTTATTACTAAAATCAAAAATATGAAAAGACCAGTATACGTTACAGATAAAGCATTAAAAACATTTATAAAAAATGCCCTTGAAGAAGACATCCAGGATGGAGATCACTCTACCCTTTCCACGATTCCTGAAGACCTTCAGCAAAGTGCGAAATTGTTGGTAAAGCAGGATTGCATCCTTGCAGGTGTAGAATTGGCAGAAATTATTTTTAAAGCTTTCGATAAAAAGCTTAAGATTGAAACTTTCATTAAAGATGGTACCCCTTGTAAAGTAGGAGATATTGCCCTTATTGTAACTGGAAGTGCCAGATCAATTCTTTCTACTGAGAGATTTGTTCTTAACTGTATGCAAAGAATGAGTGGAATTGCAACGCTTACTCATGACTGGGATTCAAGGTTGATAGGAACAAAAACTAAGCTTTTAGATACCAGAAAAACAACCCCAAATTTCAGAATGTGTGAAAAATGGGCAGTGGCTATTGGCGGTGGAACCAACCACAGATATGGTCTTTATGACATGATTATGCTTAAAGATAATCATATCGACTACAACGGAAGCATCACCAATGCTGTAAAAATGGCTAAAGACTACGTTAAAAAAACTAAGAAAAAGTTAAAAATTGAAGTGGAAACCAGAAATCTAGAAGAAGTTCAGGAAGCCATTAATGCCAAAGTTGACAGAATTATGCTTGATAACATGGATGTTAAGACCATGAAGAAAGCTGTAAAAATGATCAACGGCTCATGTGAGTCTGAAGCATCAGGAGGAATTACCCGTGATATGCTTAAAGAAATTGCATCTACAGGAGTAACCTATATCTCTGTGGGAGCTTTAACACACTCGGCTGAGAATATAGATTTGAGTCTCAAAGCTGTGAAATAGCGTTGAATTTTTAACAAAAACATCCCCCCTTTATTAAAAACTCAATAACATGACTTTTTTCATATAAAAAACCGTTTTTTATTGATAAACCTGACTATCAAACACTTAACACTATTAAGACTGATTAAAAATTAACATTGAGTTAATAATAGTTAAAATATATTTTGCGAATTTTGCAGAAAATTAAATCTAATTAT
Proteins encoded in this region:
- a CDS encoding NAD(P)H-dependent oxidoreductase, with the protein product MNYLEALSRRYSVKKFNNQIIPQETLHNILESGKLSASSLGLQPYKIIIVESEDMKQKLIPAFYNPSQISTCSHLVVIISKKNIEENYIQGYFKHISEVRETPLEKLGPFKNSINQHINQKTQDEIFNWAEKQSYIVLANLMYAAAIENIDSCPMEGFRQDVIEEILNINPETEKVTVTLALGYRSEEDHFQYMKKVRKPNEKLFKFI
- the nadB gene encoding L-aspartate oxidase, whose protein sequence is MIKADVLVIGSGISGLSYAIKVSEQLPDAKIIIVTKSDEDESNTKYAQGGLAVVTDFQNDNFEKHIEDTMRAGDGENKRDVVEMVVKEAPARFNEIVEWGAQFDMKNGKFALGREGGHTENRIVHHKDITGFEIERALLETANNSPNIEILDHHYVIDIITQHHVPGKELNEGDIHCYGAYILDEKSKTIKKITSKITLAATGGAGHVYKNTTNPSIATGDGIAFVARAKGKVSNMQYYQFHPTALYSKIDGMLFLISEAVRGDGAKLRTKRGEKFMQKYDEREELASRDIVARAIDNEMKISGDEYVGLDCREMNQERFLEHFPNIYKKCKDEGIDPFTQLIPVVPACHYLMGGIEVDRDGQSSIRNLFAVGECTNSGLHGANRLASNSLLEGLVFGHNAAMKTVALLNENLFNFDDLKAVPEWNEEGMKIMDEMVIVSYLRKQLQEMMSDLVGIVRSNRRLNMALQKHQEIAAAVDEIYHYSILSPQLSELRNLTTVAHLIITQSMEMTENKGAFYNKDLV
- the nadC gene encoding carboxylating nicotinate-nucleotide diphosphorylase, coding for MKRPVYVTDKALKTFIKNALEEDIQDGDHSTLSTIPEDLQQSAKLLVKQDCILAGVELAEIIFKAFDKKLKIETFIKDGTPCKVGDIALIVTGSARSILSTERFVLNCMQRMSGIATLTHDWDSRLIGTKTKLLDTRKTTPNFRMCEKWAVAIGGGTNHRYGLYDMIMLKDNHIDYNGSITNAVKMAKDYVKKTKKKLKIEVETRNLEEVQEAINAKVDRIMLDNMDVKTMKKAVKMINGSCESEASGGITRDMLKEIASTGVTYISVGALTHSAENIDLSLKAVK